A genomic segment from Tessaracoccus defluvii encodes:
- a CDS encoding WXG100 family type VII secretion target has product MGDKSVDRAAMQKATQQIETKHQQIHTLQTRLQGQMTDLSSRWHGNASTAFQRGYQQFDSEFEKVKQGLDKIHTSLVETLREYGTREEENQATANQIAGLIG; this is encoded by the coding sequence ATGGGCGACAAGTCCGTTGACCGCGCTGCTATGCAGAAGGCGACGCAGCAGATCGAGACCAAGCACCAGCAGATCCACACGCTGCAGACGCGCCTCCAGGGCCAGATGACCGACCTGTCGTCCCGCTGGCACGGCAACGCCTCCACGGCGTTCCAGCGCGGCTACCAGCAGTTCGACTCGGAGTTCGAGAAGGTCAAGCAGGGGCTCGACAAGATCCACACCTCGCTCGTCGAAACCCTCCGTGAGTACGGCACGCGTGAGGAAGAGAACCAGGCCACCGCCAACCAGATCGCCGGGCTCATCGGCTGA
- the eccD gene encoding type VII secretion integral membrane protein EccD produces the protein MSTPSEEDLSRVTIISTSRRVDLALPGSVTLSELMPSILRFSGLESNTPTEAVHAWVLQRFGSDPFDLYSPISKLNIRDGETLHLRHRENAIPDAAFDDVVDAVAGATNSRPSWAPVHSQRVGITLMLLLLIGTPLLGILGWPRPRSEVIAADPMSMLPLGLVLGGTAFLALACAIASIALARAARETVTATALAWASVALAGITGWFAADPISAPGVPVYLRLLLAGAFVLVASAACALAARVSALALFAAALAALFTVIAASAMTIFQGKIVDVAAITMVAMAFLTTFLPTLSYRIAGIALPNLPMTTEAMLADETPVQSDIVNRALLADRLLGAMLAATSLTAALAAIVVVFPTRGLWPTLLTLCVGLAFLLRARAFVGLGQRLALLVGGVVCVGVALGSAGFDATRSGLGLVAVFLGLLVLGYGLAHYSARTFSKVLSPTWGRWGDVFEWLAIIGVIPTLLGVLDLYSYFASRF, from the coding sequence GTGAGTACCCCGTCCGAAGAAGACCTCTCGCGCGTCACGATCATCTCGACGAGCCGCCGCGTCGACCTGGCCCTCCCCGGCTCCGTGACGCTGAGTGAGCTGATGCCGAGCATCCTGAGGTTCTCCGGGCTCGAGTCAAACACCCCGACCGAGGCGGTCCACGCCTGGGTGCTGCAGCGCTTCGGCTCCGACCCGTTCGACCTGTACTCCCCCATCTCCAAGCTGAACATCCGCGACGGCGAGACCCTGCACCTCCGTCACCGCGAGAACGCCATCCCCGACGCGGCCTTCGACGACGTCGTCGACGCCGTGGCGGGTGCCACCAACTCGCGTCCCTCCTGGGCGCCCGTCCACTCGCAGCGGGTCGGCATCACGCTGATGCTGCTGTTGCTGATCGGCACCCCGCTGCTCGGGATCCTCGGCTGGCCCCGTCCCCGCTCCGAGGTGATCGCGGCCGACCCGATGTCGATGCTGCCGCTCGGGCTGGTCCTCGGCGGGACCGCGTTCCTCGCGCTGGCCTGCGCCATCGCGTCGATCGCGCTGGCCAGGGCCGCCCGCGAGACGGTGACGGCGACGGCGCTCGCCTGGGCGAGCGTGGCGCTGGCGGGGATCACCGGCTGGTTCGCCGCCGACCCGATCTCCGCTCCCGGCGTGCCCGTCTACCTGCGCCTGCTGCTCGCCGGCGCCTTCGTGCTGGTGGCCTCGGCAGCCTGCGCACTGGCCGCCCGGGTCAGCGCACTCGCCCTGTTCGCCGCGGCGCTGGCCGCGCTGTTCACCGTCATCGCGGCGAGCGCCATGACGATCTTCCAGGGGAAGATCGTCGACGTCGCCGCCATCACCATGGTGGCGATGGCGTTCCTGACGACATTCCTGCCGACACTGAGCTACCGCATCGCCGGCATCGCCCTGCCGAACCTGCCGATGACCACCGAGGCGATGCTGGCCGACGAGACCCCGGTGCAGTCCGACATCGTCAACAGGGCCCTGCTCGCCGACCGCCTGCTCGGGGCGATGCTCGCCGCCACATCGCTGACGGCGGCGCTGGCGGCCATAGTCGTCGTCTTCCCCACCCGGGGCCTGTGGCCGACGCTGCTGACGCTGTGCGTCGGGCTGGCGTTCCTGCTGCGGGCCCGCGCGTTCGTGGGCCTCGGCCAGCGCCTGGCGCTGCTCGTCGGCGGTGTCGTGTGTGTAGGCGTCGCCCTCGGCTCGGCGGGTTTCGACGCGACCCGCTCCGGCCTCGGGCTCGTAGCGGTCTTCCTCGGCCTGCTCGTGCTCGGCTACGGGCTGGCCCACTACTCGGCACGCACGTTCAGCAAGGTCCTCTCCCCCACCTGGGGCCGCTGGGGCGACGTGTTCGAGTGGCTCGCCATCATCGGCGTCATCCCCACCCTGCTGGGTGTGCTCGACCTCTACAGCTACTTCGCCAGCCGCTTCTGA
- a CDS encoding WXG100 family type VII secretion target, with translation MSDSTIYSASGLQEGISALSNAHKELTDLLETLKAELSTSLGQWEDNARNSYQEVQRSWDASAAKQQDIVQRMPVLLGNIADGYNATESRNAGIWG, from the coding sequence ATGAGCGACTCAACCATCTACTCCGCCTCGGGTCTCCAGGAGGGCATCTCGGCTCTGTCGAACGCCCACAAGGAGCTCACCGACCTGCTGGAGACCCTCAAGGCCGAGCTGTCGACCTCGCTGGGCCAGTGGGAAGACAACGCCCGCAACTCGTACCAGGAAGTCCAGCGCTCCTGGGATGCCTCGGCCGCCAAGCAGCAGGACATCGTGCAGCGCATGCCCGTGCTCCTCGGCAACATCGCCGACGGCTACAACGCCACCGAGTCCCGCAACGCGGGCATCTGGGGCTGA
- the eccB gene encoding type VII secretion protein EccB — MATRKDLLKAQAFTSRRMIAAFVNRDPDDPTPPLKRVGTATFVSVLLGVVLLAGTALLGIISGGASKDQWAGEDNVVLSDPKSGALFVQLEGKVIPVTDVASARLLAAGPDATSMPRVIDIATNSMEGQKVEPMQGIPGAPRQLPDAKTLEQYPLRLCSTSDRYLTLEFGRSDTTTNAAIVVRGHDESEYLLVDGRLHQLYSRPGQPSGLAQNLPVAELGASWISAIPIGASIDEKEVPGYGEPADFSSLKFSIGQMAVVRQSDGMDRYYIQLNDGLARIAYLDMKLIQQQENDPLEPSEITDLDVVENQSETENFSDEGVPMFEPRPPEGYTSLRDVAICATFEEGDATRVKLSIGQTTPTIPGDIGVPSGGIDLISSPPMRGALLRNADITDPDAAATVLLLNGRSYPIPTASDRAALGYGDVKPMAVPGSLISLFRPGLGERLALSRESVIPVGR; from the coding sequence ATGGCCACCCGCAAGGACCTTCTCAAGGCGCAGGCCTTCACATCGCGGCGCATGATCGCCGCGTTCGTGAACCGGGATCCCGACGACCCCACCCCGCCGCTGAAGAGGGTGGGCACGGCCACCTTCGTCTCTGTGCTGCTGGGCGTGGTGCTGCTCGCAGGCACCGCACTGCTGGGGATCATCAGCGGAGGCGCCAGTAAGGACCAGTGGGCCGGTGAGGACAATGTCGTCCTGTCGGACCCGAAGTCGGGCGCGCTGTTCGTGCAGCTCGAAGGCAAGGTCATTCCCGTCACCGACGTGGCGTCGGCGCGGCTGCTGGCCGCCGGTCCCGATGCCACGTCCATGCCGCGGGTCATCGACATCGCCACCAACTCGATGGAGGGGCAGAAGGTCGAGCCGATGCAGGGCATCCCCGGCGCGCCGCGGCAGCTTCCCGACGCCAAGACGCTGGAACAGTACCCCCTGCGGCTCTGCTCGACTTCCGACCGCTACCTGACCCTCGAGTTCGGCCGCAGCGACACCACCACCAACGCGGCCATCGTCGTGCGCGGGCACGACGAGTCGGAATATCTGCTGGTCGACGGGCGCCTCCACCAGCTGTACTCGCGGCCCGGCCAGCCCTCGGGCCTGGCGCAGAACCTGCCTGTCGCGGAGCTGGGCGCGTCGTGGATCTCGGCGATCCCCATCGGCGCCTCCATCGACGAGAAGGAGGTGCCGGGCTATGGCGAGCCCGCCGATTTCAGCAGCCTGAAGTTCTCCATCGGACAGATGGCGGTGGTGCGGCAGAGCGACGGCATGGACCGCTACTACATCCAGCTCAACGACGGTCTGGCCCGCATCGCCTACCTGGACATGAAGCTGATCCAGCAGCAGGAGAACGACCCGCTCGAGCCGTCCGAGATCACTGACCTGGACGTCGTGGAGAACCAGAGCGAGACGGAGAACTTCTCCGACGAGGGCGTGCCCATGTTCGAGCCGAGGCCGCCGGAGGGGTACACGAGCCTGCGGGACGTCGCCATCTGCGCCACGTTCGAGGAGGGCGACGCGACCCGCGTGAAGCTGAGCATCGGGCAGACGACACCGACGATCCCCGGCGACATCGGCGTGCCGAGCGGCGGTATCGACCTGATCAGCTCGCCGCCCATGCGCGGCGCCCTGCTCCGCAATGCGGACATCACGGACCCGGACGCCGCGGCGACCGTGCTGCTGCTCAACGGCCGCAGCTACCCCATCCCGACGGCGTCGGACCGGGCGGCGCTGGGCTACGGCGACGTGAAGCCCATGGCCGTCCCCGGCAGCCTGATCAGCCTCTTCCGGCCGGGCCTCGGCGAACGGCTCGCGCTGTCGCGTGAGTCCGTGATCCCGGTCGGCCGCTGA
- the eccCa gene encoding type VII secretion protein EccCa, producing the protein MGLITFHRPKRVNPPAMPRGDLLLESPPEIPPPAASKPFGNVLRMLPMMAGGLAMGLMLTSGGMAGRGVMQGVVSGLYAVSMMGMMLSQVGRQNDDQSAQLDANRRDYFRYLAQTRRNFAKTADEQRASVAYRHPAPDSLWTVVGGMRMWERRPEAEDFGSVRLSVGRQQSAKRITPPESQPIEDLEPLTTGALRRFIRTHRVIQSVPLAVDLRGFRAVHLVGDEEACRKVAFAMVAQLVTWHAPTDVSLMVAAGKANQQSWQWVKWLPHLQHPTEADGVGPVRMFATGASELSQLGTSAQGAEVAPSLTVIVSDGVEGVNSQQFVTPTTQAVTIEVTGRKDVPRTLESGVAVFEVSGDTVILHRRTAKSQHARTPFGRPDQVPMVYCEMLSRAMAPYRMPELVAGSDESGATEVVFEPPKDYPAMLGTGDPLTMDPRIAWRPRPLRQHLRIPFGTAEDGTPVELDIKESAQGGMGPHGICIGATGSGKSEFLRTLVLGLAMTHSTEQLNLILVDFKGGATFLGLDGLPHVSAVITNLEGELSLVDRMADAIGGELDRRMEVLRSAGNFKNREDYEAARQAGADIPPMPSLFIVVDEFSELLSARPEFIDLFVQIGRVGRSIAVHQLLASQRLEENKLRGLDTFLSYRIALRTFSPAESRTVIGVPDAYELPTPPGNGYLKFDTTGMTRFKAAYVSGPWHGTAATAPEQLSPIEDVVVESKGWTPPVLEFLADYVAPVQPPEPEPTVLPARAAAPVKPEEAVAEKEEEDEEETLLSIAVGRLKGHGWPAHKVWLPPLDDPPTMDQLLGGLVEVEGRGLQAADPALRGTLRAPFGLIDRPRHQRRDPWWIDFAGSGGNLAVAGGPQAGKSMAMRAGIAGLALTHTPQEVGFYILDFGGGALTSMRNLAHIGSVTGRLDVDRVRRTVAEITSLRASRELQFAELGIDSMTTYRQGRRDGSIPADRFPTDIFLVIDGWATLKTEFEALEPQIQALANGGLGFGIHLWIGAAKWSEIRAATKDALQSRIELKLGDPFDSEIDRKIQAIVPTGRPGRGLTLGGLHTLIGLPRIDSVEDAVDVAAGQRGFIAAVNQAWKGPRAAEVRLLPENLDHAALPAIVHDPADRRIPFAIDEMELAPVWLETMTEPHFVAIGGPESGKSNLLRLLLKGITTRFTAKEAKIIIVDYRRSLLGEVESEHLIGYYPSASAAGPMLQQTAEAVRARLPGPDVTQQQLRDRSWWTGSEVFVIVDDYELVATPSGNPMAVFGDLVNQAGDIGLHIIMTRAFGGASRAVFGDPLISRMKDSVNPALVMSGNKEEGALYGDIKGSPMPPGRGTLVTRTFKGLIQMAHLPKTEE; encoded by the coding sequence ATGGGTCTCATCACGTTCCATCGGCCGAAGCGGGTCAATCCGCCGGCGATGCCACGAGGCGACCTGTTGCTGGAGTCGCCACCGGAGATCCCGCCGCCCGCAGCCTCGAAGCCGTTCGGCAACGTGCTGAGGATGCTGCCGATGATGGCGGGCGGCCTCGCGATGGGACTGATGCTCACCTCGGGTGGCATGGCGGGTAGGGGCGTGATGCAGGGCGTCGTCAGCGGGCTCTACGCCGTCTCCATGATGGGCATGATGCTGTCGCAGGTGGGGCGGCAGAACGACGACCAGTCGGCACAACTCGACGCCAACCGGCGTGACTACTTCCGCTACCTCGCCCAGACCCGACGCAACTTCGCCAAGACTGCGGACGAGCAGCGCGCCAGCGTCGCCTACCGGCACCCGGCCCCCGACAGCCTGTGGACCGTCGTCGGCGGGATGCGCATGTGGGAGCGGCGCCCCGAGGCGGAGGACTTCGGCTCCGTCCGGCTCTCGGTCGGCCGCCAGCAGTCGGCGAAACGGATCACCCCGCCCGAATCGCAGCCCATCGAGGACCTGGAGCCGCTGACCACCGGCGCGTTGCGTCGCTTCATCCGCACCCACCGGGTGATCCAGTCTGTTCCGCTCGCCGTCGACCTGCGCGGCTTCCGCGCCGTCCACCTCGTCGGTGACGAGGAGGCGTGCCGCAAAGTGGCGTTCGCGATGGTGGCGCAGCTCGTGACGTGGCATGCGCCCACCGACGTGTCGCTGATGGTGGCCGCCGGCAAGGCGAACCAGCAGTCATGGCAGTGGGTCAAGTGGCTGCCGCACCTCCAGCACCCCACCGAGGCCGACGGCGTCGGCCCGGTCCGCATGTTCGCCACCGGCGCCAGCGAGCTGTCGCAGCTGGGCACCTCCGCGCAGGGGGCCGAGGTGGCGCCGTCGCTGACGGTGATCGTCTCCGACGGCGTCGAGGGCGTGAACTCGCAGCAGTTCGTCACCCCCACCACGCAGGCCGTGACCATCGAGGTGACGGGCAGGAAGGACGTGCCCCGCACACTCGAGTCCGGCGTCGCCGTCTTCGAGGTGAGCGGCGACACCGTCATCCTGCACCGCCGCACCGCCAAGTCGCAGCATGCCCGCACCCCGTTCGGTCGGCCGGATCAGGTGCCGATGGTCTACTGCGAGATGCTGTCGCGGGCCATGGCCCCGTACCGGATGCCGGAGCTGGTGGCCGGCTCCGATGAGTCCGGCGCCACCGAGGTGGTGTTCGAGCCGCCGAAGGATTACCCGGCGATGCTCGGCACCGGCGATCCCCTCACGATGGATCCGCGGATCGCCTGGCGGCCCCGCCCGCTGCGGCAGCACCTCCGCATCCCGTTCGGCACCGCCGAGGACGGCACCCCCGTTGAGCTCGACATCAAGGAGTCGGCGCAGGGCGGCATGGGCCCGCACGGCATCTGCATCGGGGCGACGGGCTCCGGCAAGTCGGAGTTCCTCCGCACCCTGGTGCTCGGCCTGGCGATGACCCACTCCACCGAGCAGCTGAACCTGATCCTCGTCGACTTCAAGGGCGGCGCCACGTTCCTCGGCCTGGACGGGCTGCCGCACGTGTCCGCCGTCATCACGAACCTGGAGGGCGAGCTGTCGCTGGTCGACCGCATGGCCGACGCGATCGGCGGCGAACTCGACCGACGGATGGAGGTGCTGCGGTCCGCTGGCAACTTCAAGAACCGCGAGGACTACGAGGCGGCGCGCCAGGCCGGTGCGGACATCCCACCGATGCCCAGCCTGTTCATCGTCGTCGACGAGTTCTCCGAGCTGCTGTCGGCCCGCCCCGAGTTCATCGACCTGTTCGTCCAGATCGGCCGCGTCGGCCGGTCGATCGCCGTCCACCAGTTGCTGGCGTCGCAGCGGCTTGAGGAGAACAAGCTGCGTGGCCTCGACACGTTCCTGTCGTACCGGATCGCGCTGCGCACGTTCTCGCCGGCCGAGTCCCGCACCGTCATCGGCGTCCCGGACGCCTACGAGCTGCCCACTCCGCCCGGCAATGGCTACCTCAAGTTCGACACCACCGGCATGACCCGCTTCAAGGCGGCCTACGTCTCCGGCCCGTGGCACGGGACCGCGGCGACGGCGCCCGAGCAGCTGAGCCCGATCGAGGACGTCGTCGTCGAGTCGAAGGGCTGGACGCCTCCGGTGCTGGAGTTCCTGGCCGACTACGTGGCACCCGTCCAGCCGCCGGAGCCCGAGCCGACGGTGCTGCCGGCCCGCGCCGCTGCGCCGGTCAAGCCGGAAGAGGCGGTGGCGGAGAAGGAGGAAGAGGACGAGGAGGAGACGCTCCTGTCGATCGCCGTCGGTCGGCTCAAGGGGCACGGGTGGCCCGCGCACAAGGTGTGGCTGCCCCCGCTCGACGATCCACCGACCATGGACCAGCTCCTCGGCGGCCTCGTTGAGGTGGAGGGACGTGGCCTGCAGGCGGCCGACCCGGCTCTGCGCGGCACGCTGCGCGCCCCCTTCGGGCTGATCGACCGGCCCCGGCACCAGCGTCGTGATCCGTGGTGGATCGACTTCGCCGGCTCCGGCGGCAACCTCGCCGTCGCCGGCGGCCCGCAGGCGGGCAAGTCGATGGCCATGCGTGCAGGCATCGCCGGCCTCGCCCTGACGCACACGCCGCAGGAGGTGGGCTTCTACATCCTCGACTTCGGCGGTGGCGCGCTCACCTCGATGCGGAACCTCGCCCACATCGGTTCTGTGACGGGCCGCCTCGACGTCGACCGCGTCCGCCGCACCGTCGCCGAGATCACGTCGCTGCGCGCGTCCCGCGAGCTCCAGTTCGCAGAGCTCGGCATCGACTCCATGACGACCTACCGGCAGGGGCGCCGGGACGGCAGCATCCCCGCCGACCGGTTCCCGACCGACATCTTCCTCGTCATCGACGGCTGGGCCACCCTCAAGACCGAGTTCGAAGCCCTGGAGCCGCAGATCCAGGCGCTCGCGAACGGCGGCCTCGGTTTCGGCATCCACCTGTGGATCGGCGCGGCGAAGTGGTCCGAGATCCGGGCCGCCACGAAGGATGCGCTGCAGTCCAGGATCGAGCTGAAGCTGGGCGACCCGTTCGACTCAGAGATCGACCGCAAGATCCAGGCGATCGTCCCCACCGGTCGTCCGGGGCGTGGCCTGACCCTGGGTGGTCTGCACACGCTCATCGGCCTGCCGCGGATCGACTCCGTCGAGGACGCCGTCGACGTGGCGGCCGGCCAGCGGGGCTTCATCGCCGCCGTCAACCAGGCCTGGAAGGGGCCGCGGGCCGCCGAGGTGCGACTGCTGCCCGAGAACCTCGACCATGCCGCGCTGCCCGCGATCGTCCACGACCCGGCCGACCGCAGGATCCCGTTCGCCATCGACGAGATGGAGCTGGCGCCGGTGTGGCTCGAGACGATGACGGAGCCGCACTTCGTCGCGATCGGCGGCCCCGAGTCGGGCAAGTCGAACCTGCTGCGCCTGCTGCTGAAGGGCATCACGACGCGGTTCACGGCGAAGGAAGCCAAGATCATCATCGTCGACTACCGGCGGTCGCTGCTGGGCGAGGTGGAGTCGGAACACCTCATTGGGTACTACCCGTCGGCCTCGGCGGCCGGCCCGATGCTGCAGCAGACGGCCGAGGCGGTGCGCGCCCGCCTGCCAGGGCCGGACGTGACGCAGCAGCAGCTGCGCGACCGTTCCTGGTGGACCGGGTCCGAGGTGTTCGTGATCGTCGACGACTACGAACTGGTCGCGACGCCGTCGGGCAACCCGATGGCCGTGTTCGGAGACCTCGTGAACCAGGCCGGCGACATCGGCCTGCACATCATCATGACCCGCGCCTTCGGCGGCGCGAGCCGCGCGGTCTTCGGCGATCCGCTGATCAGCCGGATGAAGGACTCCGTGAATCCTGCGCTCGTGATGAGCGGCAACAAGGAGGAGGGGGCGCTGTACGGCGACATCAAGGGCTCGCCGATGCCCCCCGGCCGCGGCACGCTGGTGACGCGAACGTTCAAGGGCCTGATCCAGATGGCGCACCTGCCGAAGACGGAGGAGTAG
- the eccE gene encoding type VII secretion protein EccE yields the protein MARRTMPARGAMPRRIRSTRFIPLVVTWQVVVVVAIVLVLQWQIWSVALAALLLLTAMLLTIPVNGRTLLASLQVRRGFRVRAGSRVPFPDLAPDLVPLGQWLPRLEVTQIKDAHDGEIGVVADGDSWAGILEVSADNSLFTDRGAKLDLAALAALTRHDDVVFAGIQVITCTVPAPSGALLPANSPALQAYREVLGERTPPALRRTWIALRLDPRLCLEAVGRRGSGQVGVFATLRFGLHRAQTTLKRLGVVTEPLDPLGIADVLALTTGATEVTDPDRSHEQWESWVCDGLVHGSRSIGGLGDEPNTAYQRLLDVLNRTPVLFACSSFTVSPGEPAAGALRLVTSNPEQASQADEYVLANLPGGLRLGPRGGVQVPGLLATIPLGRQVPA from the coding sequence ATGGCGCGAAGAACCATGCCCGCCCGGGGCGCCATGCCCAGGCGGATCCGCTCTACCCGGTTCATCCCGCTTGTCGTCACCTGGCAGGTCGTCGTGGTGGTCGCCATCGTGCTGGTCCTGCAGTGGCAGATCTGGTCGGTCGCTCTCGCCGCGCTGCTGCTGCTGACCGCCATGCTCCTCACCATCCCCGTGAACGGGCGCACGCTGCTCGCCTCGCTGCAGGTCCGGCGCGGATTCCGCGTCCGGGCGGGGAGCCGCGTCCCCTTCCCCGACCTCGCCCCCGACCTGGTTCCGCTCGGCCAGTGGCTGCCGCGCCTGGAGGTCACCCAGATCAAGGACGCCCACGACGGCGAGATCGGCGTCGTCGCCGACGGCGACTCGTGGGCCGGCATCCTCGAGGTCAGCGCCGACAACTCGCTGTTCACCGACCGCGGCGCCAAGCTCGACCTCGCCGCGCTGGCGGCACTGACCCGCCACGACGACGTCGTCTTCGCGGGCATCCAGGTGATCACGTGCACGGTGCCGGCACCGTCGGGGGCCCTGCTGCCCGCCAACTCACCCGCGCTCCAGGCCTACCGGGAGGTGCTGGGGGAGCGCACCCCTCCCGCGCTGCGCCGCACATGGATCGCGCTGCGGCTCGACCCCCGGCTGTGTCTGGAGGCTGTCGGCCGCCGTGGCTCCGGCCAGGTCGGCGTCTTCGCCACCCTGCGGTTCGGGCTGCACCGCGCCCAGACCACGCTGAAACGGCTCGGCGTCGTCACCGAGCCCCTCGACCCGCTGGGCATCGCCGACGTGCTCGCCCTCACCACTGGCGCCACCGAGGTGACCGACCCCGACCGCAGCCACGAGCAGTGGGAATCCTGGGTCTGCGACGGGCTCGTGCACGGGTCGCGCAGCATCGGCGGGCTGGGCGACGAACCCAACACCGCCTATCAGCGGCTCCTGGACGTGCTGAACCGCACCCCGGTGCTGTTCGCCTGCTCGTCCTTCACCGTCTCTCCTGGGGAGCCGGCCGCGGGCGCCCTCCGGCTGGTCACGTCGAACCCCGAACAGGCGAGCCAGGCCGACGAGTATGTGCTGGCCAACCTGCCCGGCGGGCTGCGCCTCGGGCCCCGTGGCGGCGTCCAGGTCCCCGGCCTGCTCGCCACGATCCCCCTCGGAAGGCAGGTCCCCGCGTGA